The sequence atGACACCCGTCTTTGCTCcagtctggctctgaacgcatgcctcATGAAGGCATACGTCAACCCTCTCATGGCCTCCCTGCCGCGGCGTAGAAAACCCTGGGACCTTTAAGGGACGACTACACTTTACGGGCTTTGGATAGAGGCTTCGAGTGGGGACccacttaaaataaaacatggatACCAATACTACAATAATACAACAAGCACAACAACAGAACAAACACCAAAAACTTCAGGTGGTAGCGGGTACTCGGAGCCGAGTTCTAAAACCATCCCGAGTCCCAGTCGCCTCCCCGCAAATTCTCGCGGGGTACAACCCCGAGGGCTGAGGCTTTTAGTGGCAGCAAAATGTCGGAATCGACTTATGGGGTAGAACACAAGGGAGACCCTGAGGGGAGGTCGGAACCGCCTTCCAGCAAAAACATGGTGGTCACAAGCCAAGGGTAGGTAGAGGACTGCAGGGGAACCGTCTGCGTTTCCTAACGGAGGGGGTCCTCCCTCAGTTTTCCGGGGGTTTCGGGGTTTTCTATTTGTTACCCCCTGTTAAGCTTAAACGGCAGGCAGGGCAAAGCAAACGGTCCTTCTCCGACCTTCGTCTTGCTACCAAAATCCTTGAGCGCTACGGCGACCAAAATGTCTGCCCAAAtaatttagcgaagtcgctaaacaGGAAAGCTACATCACTCTTGGAGTCATCGACAGCGGTAGGGAGGACGGCGCCATTTCCAGGGAGGAATGGAAGATAGTAGCGTCCGCCGTTTCCGCCGtcttcatgaaggtggtaagggaAAACCctgaggaaggcggtgtgcgccggcgcattgtcgtgatgaagggtccaattgttgacgaggtcgcacgaaggagcacttctttgtaaaatgccgcgtttacagtgcttcctggaggtacaaactccttgtgaacGGTGCTttgagagtcgaaaaagatgatcagcatggttttgaccttggatttcgacatgcgtGCCTTCTTGAGTCGTGGCGACTGGCTCGTGTGCCACTCCGCACTCTCTCTTTTGCCCTCAGGATCGTACTCAAAGCACCAGGTCTCATCTCCTCTCGCGCGGAGCAATGTTGACTGCactgctgttgccagcgaactgggaacggtttctagtggaaggggaaggtccaacgatcattttccccaccagccgattcggtcgatcgcttggcagacgctccgcgcggacttttcaatcaaaccctgtagttcTGATCCAGGAGCCGTGGTTGAGCAGCAGCGGTATTTCTGGACTCATGACGAGAAGATATAAACTGATGGCATATAGCGGGCTAGATAAACCAAGATCTTGTCTGCTCATCAGGAAGGAacttaatgcatttattttgtctaattttagcaatgaagacattgtgactGTAAGCCTGGAGGGCCCTGCGGGAAAGCTGTGGCTGATATCAGCCTATATGGCGCATGAGGACGAGGTGGAGCCACCTCCGATGATGCTGTGGGAAGCTCTGGCTGAAGCGAAGCGCAGGAAAACCGGCGTTATTGTAGGGACGGACTCCCACCACACCTGTTAGGGAAGTACCAACATAAGTACTAGAGGTGaatcactttttgattttattttaaacgaagACTGGTTTATTTGGAACAGGGGTAAGGACCCCACTTTCATTACTGCAACCAGGGAAGAGGTGTGGGATATTACTCTGGCCTCCTTCTCACTGTTAAACCGCATTTCCGATTGGAGGGTGATTAACACCCACTTCTTCTCGGATCACAGGTATATTCAATTTTCTCTCATTGAAACCCCCGCTTGGCTTGGGCCATTGGCTCCTTCGGGACCTTCAAGTCACCTGGTCCTGATGGCATCATACCtgcccaactgcagaaatctgtgGAGGTGTCATGCCGCCGGGATCTTAGAGGGCTGTGAGGGTTGTGTTAATACCCAAGACTGGCAAGAGCTCACATGTCTCCCCTTAgaattttaggccaatcagcctCTCATCACCCTTGAGAGGCTGATTGACCTACATATAAGAAGCAaaattcctcgggggcgtttgtcgcacacccaacatgcttactgtaaaggcagatcaGTGGAATCTGCCCTGCACACAATTGTTAATGATATTAAGAAATCCCTGTATCAGAAAGAAATAGCAGCTGGCACCTttctcgacattgagggggcttttaataatgttctcccggaggcaatcactaaGTCTCTGGGCAGGCTGGGGGTTGGAGCCGACCTTTCCAGGTTCATCTACAGAATGCTTAGAGACAGAACAGTCGTGGCGgctctctccgccggcaggtAAGTAGGGGCACGCCGCAAGGCGgtgttctctcaccatttctcTGGATTGATAACaatcaatgacttgctggaggagctggtgaggaggggctgtagggtgattgcctacgcggatgatatggcattaattgttagaggaaagtttatagataccctGTACAATTTAATGCAGGTATATCTGAGTGTTGTTCGAAGTGCAGCAGACTGCGGTctatcggtgaatcctcttaagacggagctcgtcctttgTTAATGTtgttaatgttaaatgtggtacctatagacatcgcaggcagaattgccgctgtacgtaccgcaatcagactgcggggcttgggctataagctcaatctcgCATATATGCACTCACGCATCCTCAGAAaatttgagttcatccccccgtcgacggatcagtgtgtGCCCTCGCTAAGTCCaaccggaactttctccacccatattccatcaCTTGCGTACTGGGCCTGGTTAACCTATTCACGGATGGCTTGAAGGTGGACGGTAGGGTTGTAgcaggagtattctgcaaagagctccccatcaaactcaaattcactttaccggatcactgcaatgtgttccaagcagagatggacgcaatcaaagaagcagctgactggctacttacttgcgtaataacttttaaggcggtaaatatttactccgatagtcaagcggcaattagaACCCTAAGCTTTATTATGGTGCATTTGAAACTGGTCAGagaatgcctggtctctctctctATTGCATCGAAACTCgtcgatataaagataatttgggtacctggtcacagtaaCATTGCTGAAAACTGCGacgccgacgagctggccagacaagggacttGTGAGGTGGTGTGCTCGCGAAAGGagaggaggcgttcgagggatattctgaggatgacaaaatctcatctctcaaatttcgtgggcatcctcacggggcactatccgcggggtagacatgccgtgagactcggaattacctCGAGTCCCTTTTGCcatggatgtatggaggatgaggtggagtcatctcagcacctgctcctcagctgcccagctctcgtGGGACTAAGATGCAAGCATCTTGGTTcccacttcttttctgcgcctgctgatatacgaggtattgaaaacaaaagtctgatgaacttcatcagcaacataaagaggttaacacacCCGCAGACTAGTccccgttcgtagtccacaaacactcaaccttCCCCATAcctttccctttcgtcctcTTTTTCCCTTCTCCCCTTttccccctcttgcaatggtatcacaaaggatgaaccaaacttcttcgtccaagtgggcccactctctgggaaaccatcactacctaacctaacctaaccctgtgtgagatcatgcgccttttggatcttgtaaagctTAACTttgcgataatttttcagtatacggcggatgctacggtcagatattctcagttttttcgccatttgattgggaCTTCGTCGGCGATTTCGCTCAAGacgtttcttcacttttttagccatttcacgtgacgttgcggTTTTTTGACAACCACCTCCATGaggtttcgcgatgctaccagtatcattgtaacgagtaatggtgcgataaacaaacactttatttactttaaggcgcTAGAGCTCACGAAAAATCGTtcgttgtgattttccagccaaatattatATCATTCAATCACACTACTACGTTTGGAATCCATTACTGTTTTTCTTTCTTCGCGTTTACTCCCAGCGAAgagcttccgcgcgcttgtaaacaatagtcatttagtcaactagcaggcagctgatgcccgtgcctcttcccacctctcgaccaatttgttgatgctgttccaccaaaaatcgtctggtctggcgtcaaagaagttgttgagccagtttttaagggcgtctttgttatcgaaggtaacgcccttcatatagtttgacagggagcggaaaaggtAGTAATcgatcggtgcaaggtccggatgCGGAAGGTCCTCGCATTCGAGCTCTAGAGgtgcgccatttttgaactttgcaaaccatttgcgTGCTGTAGACTCTCCTATgataccttctccatacacgtcgcaaatgtcccaggCCGCTTCGGCAGGTTTTTTACCTcgaagaaaagcaaagaagagcaggtttCGAAAATGCTGATTTTCACCCTATGGTATTCCATTTGtaagcctcaaaactagtaaaaaatttaataactcaaaaataaatctaacatagttttgtagagcagaaagagttttaTCGAATGAATATTTACCCTTTGTCAAACAGCAAAGAAATCGTTTTAGTATAAAAGATATTATAAAAACGCtctgaacttattccccaacccagtaTAGACATAACAAACCTTCCCTATATGGTCTCTTAATATGTCCTCTAGCACTCTATCAAAGATTGCTGGAgagtttttcaatttaaaaggaAGGCACGTGGATTCATATttactataatatttttgaCCGACTTCCCAATGGAAGCCGCTTCTCAAGTCAAGGACAGACAAATACTTGTTACTTCACATCTGCGAGATTACCTCGTTGATTTCTGGGATGGGGTATCTATCTGCCATTTTCAAAGTAGTAAATTTGCTGTAGTCtataatttctgtttttcttttgtcgTGATGCATCTAGTTTTTTGGGTACAACTCACAAGGGTGAGTTGTAAGGTGAACGGGATGGTCTAATGATTCCatcttttaataatttgtttatttcagttttaacaAAATCTCTCATTGCCAAACAGGTAGGGGTAGTATTTAGTGTATACAGGGTCCTCAATAGAATTTGCAAGAAATGGCTCGTCATTAGGTATCTTTTTGTGACATGGCAGGGTTGGATGTAATTTTTGAGTGACCCAGTATCGATAAgcattttaaagattttacCGTTCTTCGTTTTGCATTGTATGTAAGGCAACGTAAAGGCAAGTGAATTTTCTTCAGCGTATGTCTGATTGTCCGTTTTGTTCAGCTGTCAATGCGGCTTCATACTTCTGAGGTTCTTCTTGTTCATAGTATTGATTGGTGTTATACTGTGGGCACTGCTGATAGTCTTGGCTATTCATTTGCGCTCTGTTTATATAGTGAACCGGTCttgaatgtgaggacctatcgacATCCATGGGTTCTGGACAAGGGAGCTGAGGTTGGTAGTTGCAGTAATTATTTATAGGAGCCTGAGGGCGGTGATAATTCGGAACGTTTTGTGCTTGCTCGTGAAGTCTTGGCAACTGGGGATAAAATTCGTTACCATGCGTTTACGTGGTAATGACGATAAAACCCCAACATTTGGGTGGGGTAAGTAAATGTATAGATTCTGCACCAACTTCCATGCATCTAAGTTTGTTTAGAAAAAGGGAGAGATGGGAATGAATGCATTGGTAGAACTCTTGAATAGTGATGTTTCCCAGCCCTAAATAGGTCATTTGTTACTCCAGGGTACCTAAATCTCGCTTATCACCGTAATGGAGTGTTAGGCATCTTGAAATAGCCTTTCAGTTGAATGGTGTGTTATAGGCTTCACGGGCATTGCCCACTACTTTATTCCTTATAACATTAAGGATGCCATATATTTCGGCGTCTCTTTGAGGGGTTCATAGATCAGGAGAATCCGATCTACGCTCTTTTTCCAAAAGTTATCGAGTTCTGTTATATTGCTTAGATCATTTGCGTCAATATACACGATAGTTATGTTAGAAAAGTTAGCATTTGGATTAAGGGCTGTGTTTGAGGAGGAGCTGGTTTGCACCACCTTTGTACGCAATAAGCTTCGAAATAAAAAAGACAAGCGCTAACGATTTCTCCACAACTTTATTACTTGGCGATCGCGTTAGAAGTGACCTTCTAATTTGTCGCAATATAATTTTATGCTATGCTTAGGTATGTTGGTACATActcatgtatatgtacaatatataaaaagaagtaaaaggAAATACAAAGAATTTTGGTACATTACAGTTGCAGTTATGATCACGCCATTTAGTgatgcaaataattaaaaataccaaTTAGTGATGCAAATACCGAAGATGCCAACAAGTGCTGCTGTGAATACCGAAGATGCCATTTAGTGCTGCTGCGAACATCCTCCCCCCGTTGGAAGGTGTAATTTTCCAACCGCTTCAGTTTCAATAGGGAGCACAGCAATTCTTCCCACAGCTCGCTTGACTAATCCATTGGCAGTGTAGATGATGGCGATACGAGCCACACCATCGGTGCCGCGAATTAAACTCTCCATGCGTCCTAGTCGCCATTTTAGTGGTGGAAGGTTTTCTTCTTTCAAAATGACCATATTTCCAACTTGAACAATCCCAGTTGATTTTCGCCACTTAACTCGTTCTTGCAGCAGTGAGAGATAAGAACTGCTCCACCTTTTCCAAAATACCTGCTGCATATGACAAACACGCTGCCATCGGCTTAAGCGACTGATATCGAGGCCGGTTACGTCTGGTTCAACGACGGATGTAAATGGCGCACCTATGAGAAAATGAGCCGGCGTGAGCACGTTGAGATCATCTGGATTCTCTGAAATTGGACAAAGTGGACGAGAGTTAACTATTGCTCCGATTTCACATACAAGAGTACGAAGCTCTTCGAATGTCAGGATTGAGAGGCCAACAGTGCGGAGAAAGTGAAATTTCGCTGACTTAACAGCCGCCTCCCATAATCCACCAAAATGTGGTGAACGAGGCGGAATAAATTTCCAAGAGATGCCTTCCAAGTTGCATTGATTAGTGACTTCAGTGTTATGGGAATTGCTTGAGAACAATTGACTTAACTCTTGCAACTCGTTTTTAGCGCCAACGAAGTTCGTTGCATTGTCCGACCAAATGGTGTGCGGTTTGCCTCTTGTGCAAATAAATCTTTTCAAAGCTGCCAAAAACGATGATGTTGAAAGGTCCTGAGTAAGCTCCAGATGACAAGCCTTCGTGCTGAAGCAGACAAAAACGCATATGTAGCATTTGATGGGTGGCCTGGTGCGAACTTCCGACTTGTAGTAAAATGGTCCACAATAGTCGATGCCAGTGGTGAAAAATGTTCTGTTAGCCTGAACCCTGTCGGCTGGAAGGCTTCCCATGATGTGCTCATAGATGATTGGTTTCAAACGGAAGCAACGAATGCATTTACTTATAACGCTAGCAACAGTCTTGCGTCCGCCAATTGGCCAATATTTCTGCCGAATTGAAGCCAGTACGCTCTGCGGTCCAGCGTGTAGATATTTGCGATGAAAGTGGTCAATTATTGCGTTTGTGACCGGATGATGTTTTGGCAACAAAGGTGGATGTTTTGCTTCAAAGTCCAATAAAGAATTTTGCAGACGTCCTCCAACACGAAGAAGCCCAAATGAGTCGATAAACGGATTTAATGAGTGTAGCTTACTTGACGAATTAAGTTTCTTGTCAAATCTTAGCGCCTTGAGCTCAGCTGCAAAATGAATTTGTTGAATGTTACGGATTAGCAAATGTGTACCCATTTTAATATTCAGCGGAGTCAACGGTTGGCCATCAACGCGAGTACGGTGCGGTTGGCAAAAGTAGTAAATGTAGGCAAAGATGCGCTGCAACCTTTCAAAGGAGTTGTGGT comes from Anastrepha obliqua isolate idAnaObli1 chromosome 6, idAnaObli1_1.0, whole genome shotgun sequence and encodes:
- the LOC129250700 gene encoding uncharacterized protein LOC129250700 — its product is MGTHLLIRNIQQIHFAAELKALRFDKKLNSSSKLHSLNPFIDSFGLLRVGGRLQNSLLDFEAKHPPLLPKHHPVTNAIIDHFHRKYLHAGPQSVLASIRQKYWPIGGRKTVASVISKCIRCFRLKPIIYEHIMGSLPADRVQANRTFFTTGIDYCGPFYYKSEVRTRPPIKCYICVFVCFSTKACHLELTQDLSTSSFLAALKRFICTRGKPHTIWSDNATNFVGAKNELQELSQLFSSNSHNTEVTNQCNLEGISWKFIPPRSPHFGGLWEAAVKSAKFHFLRTVGLSILTFEELRTLVCEIGAIVNSRPLCPISENPDDLNVLTPAHFLIGAPFTSVVEPDVTGLDISRLSRWQRVCHMQQVFWKRWSSSYLSLLQERVKWRKSTGIVQVGNMVILKEENLPPLKWRLGRMESLIRGTDGVARIAIIYTANGLVKRAVGRIAVLPIETEAVGKLHLPTGGGCSQQH